GACCGCACGGATCCCGTGCTCGGCGAAGAGCGCGCGCGCAGCAGCCAGGATGCGCTGGCGCGGGGGCAGCTGCTTGTCGATGGCGCCCGATTCCGGGCAGGAGAGAGATTTTTTCATCGCCGCTTGACTTCTTAGTGACCGGTCAGTAACATCCTTGACTGTTACCGATCGGTATCATACCACCGGTCGGCCTGTTTGTCTCGCAGCCCCTTCCTCTCTCCGAAAGGACGTTTTCAATGCCCTGGGCCATCGATCCCCTTCACACCCACGTCGGCTTCTCGGTCAAGCACATGATGGTTTCGACCGTGCGCGGCCAGTTCAAGACCTTCAACGGCACCCTCCACCTCGACGATCAGGACTTCACGCGCTCGACGGTCACTGGCGAGATCGAGGTCGCGAGCATCGACACCGGCAACGCCGATCGCGACGCTCACCTGCGCAACAACGACTTCTTCGACGCCCCCAACCACCCCACGATCGGCTTCAAGAGCACCCGGATCGAGGCCAAGGGTGACGACGCTTACCTGGTCCATGGCGACATCACCATCCGTGGCGTCACCAAGGAGATCGCCCTCGAGGTCGAG
The Pantanalinema sp. genome window above contains:
- a CDS encoding YceI family protein, producing MPWAIDPLHTHVGFSVKHMMVSTVRGQFKTFNGTLHLDDQDFTRSTVTGEIEVASIDTGNADRDAHLRNNDFFDAPNHPTIGFKSTRIEAKGDDAYLVHGDITIRGVTKEIALEVEHAGFNKNPWGQTVTGFSATTTLNRKDFGLNYNAVLELGGVAVGEKVKLELDIEAVLQDAPVEAIAQ